In Silene latifolia isolate original U9 population chromosome X, ASM4854445v1, whole genome shotgun sequence, the following proteins share a genomic window:
- the LOC141618420 gene encoding uncharacterized protein LOC141618420 codes for MRWVLLLSEFDIEIKDKQGSANVVAGHLSRLHINEDLVNTMGVVVGSLPHESLYAMKVVEPCVDEAGLHRKLQIQEMEELRLDSYDNAAIYKEKARVWHDKMIARRSFKEGDKVLLFQNRFKLFPGKLRSRLFGPYIVKKVHPHGAMDVETPNSGKLIKVNGQRIKVYHERM; via the exons ATGAGGTGGGTTCTCTTGTTGAGCGAGTTTGACATCGAAATCAAAGATAAGCAAGGGAGTGCCAATGTGGTAGCCGGCCATTTGAGTAGGCTTCACATTAATGAGGATCTAGTGAACACCATGGGAGTAGTGGTTGGTAGCTTACCACATGAATCTTTATATGCTATGAAAGTCGTTGAGCCGTG TGTAGATGAAGCGGGGTTGCATCGAAAGTTGCAAATTCAAGAGATGGAGGAACTCCGGTTGGATTCCTATGACAACGCCGCAATCTACAAGGAAAAAGCTAGGGTGTGGCATGACAAGATGATAGCTCGGAGGAGTTTCAAGGAAGGAGACAAGGTTCTTCTATTTCAAAATCGGTTTAAGCTTTTTCCAGGAAAGTTGAGGTCTCGGTTGTTCGGTCCCTATATTGTGAAGAAAGTGCATCCACATGGAGCGATGGATGTGGAGACTCCCAACTCGGGTAAGTTaatcaaggtgaatgggcaacgaATCAAAGTTTATCATGAAAGGATGTAA